In the Bacteroidales bacterium genome, TCAGCCTTAAAGAAAACGGAGTTTCCAGTATTGTGGAATCCGAATTTGGATTTCATATTATTCAACTAATTGAACGCAAAGGCGACAGGGTGAATACCCGGCATATTCTCATGAAACCAAAAGTTCCTGCCGATGCCATTGAAAAAGCAAAAGGGAGGCTTGATACCCTGGCCCGTTACATCAGAAACGATTCCATTTCATTTGAACAGGCAGTTTTTCGCTATACCATGGATGTTAATACGGCATTGAACGGAGGGCTTGTCTTTAATAAACAAACAGGAAGTTCCCTGCTAACCCTTGAGGAATTTACACCCGAAGAAAGAGTATGGCTGGAAAAACTTAAACCAGGCGAAATTTCAGACCCGATTGTTACCAAAAACGATAAACAAAAAACCGTGTTGAAAATAATCAGGCTGAAGAGAAAGGTAGAGGAGCACAAGGCAAACCTGGATATGGATTATGTGATGCTGCAGAATGCCGCCCTCTCCCAGAAGAAAAATAAAATTCTGGAAGATTGGATACGGGAAAAACAAAAAAATACCTTCATTCAGCTCTTCGGACCATTAAAGCAGTGCCAGTTTCATTACAGCGGATGGATAAAAAGCGGTGTTTAAACCAGGCTTTTGTTTGTTTCCGGTCGTTTGTTCTTCTTTTCCTGTTGACCGGACCGGTTTTTCTGCCAGGATGTGGCGTGGCCATGGCACAGCAAACCAGGCAGATTGAAATTCTGCATGCCGAATCAATCGAATTTGACAAAGCCATTGGACCTAATACCCAGCGCCTGATCGGAGACGTTGTCTTTAAACACCAGGAAGTAACCATGAACTGTGACAGCGCCTGGTTTTACGCATCGACCAATAGCCTGGATGCTTTCGGACATATTCACATCCGACAGTCAGATACCCTGAATCTATACGGCGATTTACTGCGCTATGAAGGAAATACCCGTATGGCCCGCATGCGGAACAACGTGCGGCTTATCGATAATCAGACTGTACTTACTACCAATTCACTTGATTATGATCTTAAAAACAGTGTAGGCTTTTATACCGGAAAAGGAAAGATTACCAACGGGGATAATGTTCTGGAAAGTGAAAGAGGGTACTATTTTACCCGTACCAAAAATTTTCATTTCAGCAGGAATGTTCTGATTACCAATCCGGACTATACGATTAACGCAGATACACTCCGTTACAATACAGTTAGCCGCATTGCTTACTTTCATGGCCCGACAAAAATTGTCTCCGACAGCAATACCATTTATTGTGAAAACGGATGGTACGATACCCGGTTTGACAAGGCGCAGTTCAACAGGAATGCCTTTCTGAGTTCGGGTAAACAATGGATTACCGGCGACAGCATGTATTACGACCGCAGGGCCGGATTCGGAAAAGCTATTGCCAATGTATCGGTTTTTGATTCGGTTCAGAAGGTACTTCTGAAAGGGCAATACGGAGAGTACACCGAAAGACCTCAGAATGCCATGCTCACCGACAGCGCCCTTTTTATTCAGATATCAGGGCAGGATTCCCTGTTTGTTCATGCTGATACCCTTCGCTCGGTTGAAGATACGGTAGCACAGACCAAAACACTTTTTGCCTATTACAAAGTTAAAATTTACAAAAGCGATATGCAGGCAAAGTGTGACTCATTGACGTATTCCACTGCCGACAGTACATTCCGTATGTATGGCACTCCTGTTCTCTGGAGCGACGAAAACCAGCTCACATCCACTTTCATCGAAATCAGAACAAGGTCAAACCGGCCTTATCGTATTGATCTTTATCAGACTGCTTTTATCGCTTCCCGGGAGGATTCGTCGAAATTCAATCAGATCAGAGGAAAGAATATGACCGGCTACATTGATGAAGATGGCAAGTTATACCGCATTGATGTTACCGGGAATGGCCAGTCGGTTTATTATACCAAAGACGGCCCCGATATTGTGGGTGTTAACTCTGCTGAAAGCACGGATATGGTTATTTATTTGAAAGACAGAAAAGTACAGCGTATAGCGCTCCTTACCAAACCATCAGGTACCATTTATCCTCCCGGCCAGGCTCCTGAAGAGGAACTGATTCTTAAAGGATTCTCCTGGCTTGAAAAATTCCGCCCCAGGACAAAAGACGATATTTTCTTCTGGTAAGCCACCCGGATTGAGCATCAGGATCGAAGCGAACTAATGCGCAGTGGTTTTGCCTTTGACGCGGGCATTCTGGCAAACCCCGCTGAAACGAAATGAAAGCCGCATGAAAGGCGATTTGTGCATAAGCCCGGAACTTCCTCCAGTTAAAAAAAGAAACAGAACCTTTTGGGGGTTCTGTTGCTTATTCTGTATGTCTTTGATTCCAAAGAAGATATTCTGGCCTGTTGGATATATCAGTATTCGTCCTCGTTGAAAAAGAAATCGTCTTTGCTTGGGTAGTCAGGCCATATATCTTCAATACTTTCGTAAACTTCGCCTTCGTCTTCAATTTCCTGAAGGTTTTCAATGACCTCAAGAGGAGCACCCGAACGGATTGCATAATCAATCAGCTCCTCTTTTGTTGCCGGCCAGGGAGCATCTTCAAGTTTTGATGCCAATTCAAGTGTCCAATACATAGTCTTTCAGTTATTTGCGTTATTATACTTCAGGCTCGTAAAAAGGGTTGCAAATATATAAAAAAATTTACATCAATCACAACTCAGGTTTCCATAGCGTTTCTTTTCCTCCGCAAGTGTATAACAAATATCGTGCAAAAACAAAAAGAAAATCAGCAAGTCTGTTCAGATAGCGAATGATAACATCCTCCACTTCCTCGTTTCCTTCCTGTGCCAGGGCGATAACCCTTCGTTCGGCACGCCGGCAGACATTGCGGACAATGTGGCAGGTTGACGCAAGGGGGTGCCCTCCCGGAAGGATAAAGGATTGTAATGGTTCCAGTGAAGATTCCATCCGGTCAATTTCCTGCTCGAGAAAGAGAATATCGCTTTCATCCACACGCGGCATCCGGACAAGCAGTTCTTTTTCGTCACATGCCAGCCGGGATGCACAGGCCATCAGCCGGTCCTGCACTTTCAGCAACAGGGTCTGGTCATTTGGCAGGGGAACCTGATCATGCAGGAAGCCTATCCATGAAATAAGTTCGTCAACCGTTCCGTATGCTTCCACGCGGACGTTGCTTTTCCACACCTTTTTCCCTCCCACCAGGCTGGTCAGGCCCTTATCTCCTTTTTTTGTATAGATTTTTCCCATGGATCCTTTATTGAGGGGTCTTTCAGGAAGCATTGGACGAGTTGGAATTCTCTGCTGTGACCGGCTCATCAACAACAGGATGTTCATTGATTGTGTCCGATTCAACTTTCCCATCGCGAAGCCTTACTATACGGTGGGCATGACGGGCAATATCTTCTTCGTGCGTAACAAGTATAATGGTGTTTCCCTTCTGATGAATGTCGTGAAAGAGGCTCATGATTTCGATTGAGGTGCGGGAGTCGAGGTTTCCGGTGGGCTCATCAGCCAGTATGATGGAGGGGTGGTTAACCAGTGCTCTGGCAATGGCCACGCGCTGCCTCTGCCCGCCGGAAAGTTCATTGGGCCGGTGGTGCATACGGTCTGCAAGTCCGACGCTGACCATCACTTCTTCGGCACGTTTGATGCGCTCTTCTTTCGAAAATCCGGCATATACCAGAGGAAGCATAACATTTTCCAGAGCGGTATACCGGGGTAACAGATTAAAGGTCTGAAATACAAAACCGATTTCCTTGTTTCTGATTTCAGCCAGTTCACTGTCGGGCTGCTTGCTCACATCTGTTCCGTTCAGAATGTAAGTTCCGCTGGTAGGTGTATCCAAACAACCCAGTATATTCATCAACGTCGATTTCCCTGATCCTGAGGGGCCCATTATGGCAACATAGTCATTTTTGTTGATTTCAAGGGAAACTTCCCGCAAGGCTCTGACGATAATTGTCCCGATGCGGTAGTTTTTTACAATTTTCTCCAGCCTGATTAATGTGCTCATGGTTTCAGATTAGTGAAGCGAAATTAGTCGTTTATATTAACAAAAAAAGAAAAACCGGTCAAAATCTGATCCGGAAATGCTGTTTCCACAAACCGGGCCGGAAAAGCAGAATACCCATTGAAAACAGGTCGAGGCTGACCCTCACTTCCGGCCGGGAAGTCAGTTCTTTCCAGGTAGTATACATTTCTTCCGACCATCGTATATCATCAAGAACAATAACACTTTCAGGATGCATATGGTTCATGATCTTCTCCACAATGCGCATAGTCCCCGAGGCAGAATGGTTTCCGTCAATAAAATATAGGCAGGGAATCGGTTCATCAGGAAAAACCATATGAAAGGTTTCTTCAAACAACCCCACAACTGAATGAATGTTAGTGTTCCCGGTTTTCTCAAAAATGGTCTGAGCCCTCCGGGCCAGCCAGGGATTTCCTTCAACTGTATAGACCGGCACTGAAGGAATTGCCGTGGCAAGATACAATGTTGAAATTCCTGTGCCTGTGCCCCATTCAATAATTCGTTCCGGCCTGGCAAACCTGACAAGCCTCGTAAGCATCCTGCCATAACGGGGAGAGATGGAAGCGGTGCGGACGAAGGTCCTCAGGGTTCGTTCCTTCCGTTTTCGCCTGGAGCCGGCCCCCGGATCAGGACCCGGTATGGGGCTGAAATCGTTCAGAATCTCTCTTCTCACGTTTTCAACAGGTTCAAATTCCCTCCGGTCAGAACAGTCAGTAAACACTTCTTCTGCCATCCTGAAAAGAAAAGGAGAATGAATGCCATGTCCATGGTAGTGGTTCGTTCCCAGACGATACCTGGCAAAATCAATTGACCGCTTGATAAGAAAGGACATTTCCGAAATTTCCTTTTTCGTCATACTATAATTTCACTTTTTAAGGTATGATGGAACCCACATGTCGGTGATTTAATTCCGTTGTGTTTGTGTTTGTAAAACATGCGGGTTTCATTACCTTTAGGGCTGACTCTGGGTTGATCAAATGAACTATGCAGGATTTTCTGGACCAAGATATTAAATTTCTGCCAGGAGTAGGGCCCAAGCGTGCGGAACTTCTCAACAAGGAACTGGGCATTTTCACGTTCAGGGATCTTTTGTATTATTTCCCATACAAATATGTTGACCGGACGCGCTTTTACACCATTCGTGAAATCACCCCGGACTTTCCGATGGTTCAGATCAGGGGTACCTTCGTCAATTTCAGCATGGCCGGTAAAGGAAGCAGCAGAAGACTTATAGGTCTGTTTACTGACAATACCGGAGTTCTTGAGGTAGTATGGTTCAGAGGACTAAAATGGATAACCCAAAGCATTAAACCGGGAAAAGAATATGTTCTGTTTGGAAAACCAACCCTTTTTGCCGGTAAGCTGAATCTGGTCCATCCGGAAATAGAAGATGCTGCTGTGCGGGAAAATCAGGTGAATACCGCTTTGCAGGCATTTTATTCCACCACCGAAAAGCTGAAGGAAAACTTTCTGCCTTCGCGCGCCATTTTGAAACTGCAGAACAGCCTGATCAAAATGGCTTCGGGAAAAATTTCCGAAACACTGCCATCATGGCTGACAGAAAAATACCGCCTCATGCCCCTGTATGATGCCCTGGTTCAGATTCATTTTCCGGAAAATGCAGACCAGCTTGCCAGGGCAAGGTACCGTCTTAAATTTGAGGAATTGTTCTATATCCAGCTGAACATATTGTTGCAGAAAAATCTTCGAAGCAAACGAAAGAACGGATTTGTATTTGCCTCAGTGGGAGAGCATTTCAATACGTTTTATCACCGCCATTTGCCCTTTGAATTAACCGGCGCTCAGAAAAGGGTTCTGAAGGAAATACGAAAAGACCTGGGATCCGGATTTCAGATGAACCGGCTTTTGCAGGGTGACGTGGGAAGCGGCAAAACGCTGGTTGCCCTTATGTCGATGTTGCTTGCCATCGATAACGGTTACCAGGCCTGTCTGATGGCACCGACGGAAATCCTGGCAAACCAGCACTACAAGACGTTGTGCAGGTTTCTGGGCGACATGCCCGTAAATATTGAACTTCTTACCGGATCGACAAAGCCGTCCGACCGAAAACGAATTCATCAGAATCTTCGGAACGGCACCCTGCACATTCTGGTAGGAACCCATGCTCTCATTGAAGAAACGGTGCAGTTCAGTAATCTCGGCCTTGTCATTATTGATGAACAGCACCGTTTTGGCGTAGCCCAGCGCGCCAGGTTATGGGAGAAAAACGTCAGTCCTCCCCATGTCCTGGTGATGACAGCCACGCCAATACCTCGTACCCTGGCTATGACGCTTTACGGAGATCTGGACATTTCAGTGATTGATGAATTTCCGCCGGGGCGTTTACCCGTTAAAACAATTCACCTGAGGGATTCGGCCAGGTTGCGGCTATTCGGTTTCCTGAAAAAGGAAATCGAAAAGGGAAGACAGGTTTTTGTGGTTTATCCCTTGATCAGCGAGTCG is a window encoding:
- a CDS encoding organic solvent tolerance protein OstA yields the protein MDKKRCLNQAFVCFRSFVLLFLLTGPVFLPGCGVAMAQQTRQIEILHAESIEFDKAIGPNTQRLIGDVVFKHQEVTMNCDSAWFYASTNSLDAFGHIHIRQSDTLNLYGDLLRYEGNTRMARMRNNVRLIDNQTVLTTNSLDYDLKNSVGFYTGKGKITNGDNVLESERGYYFTRTKNFHFSRNVLITNPDYTINADTLRYNTVSRIAYFHGPTKIVSDSNTIYCENGWYDTRFDKAQFNRNAFLSSGKQWITGDSMYYDRRAGFGKAIANVSVFDSVQKVLLKGQYGEYTERPQNAMLTDSALFIQISGQDSLFVHADTLRSVEDTVAQTKTLFAYYKVKIYKSDMQAKCDSLTYSTADSTFRMYGTPVLWSDENQLTSTFIEIRTRSNRPYRIDLYQTAFIASREDSSKFNQIRGKNMTGYIDEDGKLYRIDVTGNGQSVYYTKDGPDIVGVNSAESTDMVIYLKDRKVQRIALLTKPSGTIYPPGQAPEEELILKGFSWLEKFRPRTKDDIFFW
- a CDS encoding DUF2795 domain-containing protein; protein product: MYWTLELASKLEDAPWPATKEELIDYAIRSGAPLEVIENLQEIEDEGEVYESIEDIWPDYPSKDDFFFNEDEY
- a CDS encoding cob(I)yrinic acid a,c-diamide adenosyltransferase; translation: MGKIYTKKGDKGLTSLVGGKKVWKSNVRVEAYGTVDELISWIGFLHDQVPLPNDQTLLLKVQDRLMACASRLACDEKELLVRMPRVDESDILFLEQEIDRMESSLEPLQSFILPGGHPLASTCHIVRNVCRRAERRVIALAQEGNEEVEDVIIRYLNRLADFLFVFARYLLYTCGGKETLWKPEL
- a CDS encoding ABC transporter ATP-binding protein, whose product is MSTLIRLEKIVKNYRIGTIIVRALREVSLEINKNDYVAIMGPSGSGKSTLMNILGCLDTPTSGTYILNGTDVSKQPDSELAEIRNKEIGFVFQTFNLLPRYTALENVMLPLVYAGFSKEERIKRAEEVMVSVGLADRMHHRPNELSGGQRQRVAIARALVNHPSIILADEPTGNLDSRTSIEIMSLFHDIHQKGNTIILVTHEEDIARHAHRIVRLRDGKVESDTINEHPVVDEPVTAENSNSSNAS
- the recG gene encoding ATP-dependent DNA helicase RecG codes for the protein MQDFLDQDIKFLPGVGPKRAELLNKELGIFTFRDLLYYFPYKYVDRTRFYTIREITPDFPMVQIRGTFVNFSMAGKGSSRRLIGLFTDNTGVLEVVWFRGLKWITQSIKPGKEYVLFGKPTLFAGKLNLVHPEIEDAAVRENQVNTALQAFYSTTEKLKENFLPSRAILKLQNSLIKMASGKISETLPSWLTEKYRLMPLYDALVQIHFPENADQLARARYRLKFEELFYIQLNILLQKNLRSKRKNGFVFASVGEHFNTFYHRHLPFELTGAQKRVLKEIRKDLGSGFQMNRLLQGDVGSGKTLVALMSMLLAIDNGYQACLMAPTEILANQHYKTLCRFLGDMPVNIELLTGSTKPSDRKRIHQNLRNGTLHILVGTHALIEETVQFSNLGLVIIDEQHRFGVAQRARLWEKNVSPPHVLVMTATPIPRTLAMTLYGDLDISVIDEFPPGRLPVKTIHLRDSARLRLFGFLKKEIEKGRQVFVVYPLISESEKMDYKDLEDGYESFVRAFPPPQYSVACIHGRMKSEEKEETMQYFARGQIHILIATTVIEVGMDVPNASVMVIESAERFGLSQLHQLRGRVGRGSEQSYCILVTRDDLPEDALKRIEIMTRTNNGFEIAEEDLRLRGPGDLEGTRQSGIPFELKIADLAQDGKLLQYARDVALDILREDPLLDQPRHQILKAGIRAQNKNRAYWGGIS